DNA sequence from the Chitinophaga flava genome:
TTTTCCTTCCGGAGGGAATACACTTCAAACGCTTTTTCGATATTATGTCTTAGTTCTTCCTCATTCCAGGGTTTGGAGAAATACTTGTACACCTGGCCTTTGTTGATGGCATCCACAACGGCATTAATATCGGCGTAGCCTGTAAGCAGCATACGGATAGGCTCGGGATATTTTTCCAGTATGGACTCAAAAAACTCGATCCCGGTCACTCTGGGCATTCGCTGATCGGAAATGATGATGTGAAATTCCCGCTCTTCCAGTAGTTTCACTGCTTCTTCGGCTGAGGTGGCGGTGAAAACGTTGTAAAGTCTCCTGAACGAAGCTTTGAAGGCGTTCAGGTTGTGTATTTCATCATCAATATAGAGTATATGGATGTGTTGTGCACTCATTTAAGCAGACTTAGTTCCAAGTTATTAATAATAAATGAGTTAGAAACAATGAAACCTGTTATATCGATTTTAGTATCTATCCTGCCCCATTCACTTTTTGGCATTTATCGATAAAAACAGCTAACGATAAACGTGCTATAAAGGTACATATAAACATACTGTATTAGCGTGAATTTTTCAAGTATGGATGAACTTTTTTTTAAATTCATCGTTTCCCTAAGCAATAGCGATTTACTGCTTTAGTTTCCATATTTTCGTGGGAAGATGAAAAATATGGTTTTACCGTGTTTTTTACTGCGTTCACCGTGAAAACAACTAGTTACACCGGCAGGCATGGAAACAGGAACAGCTTTTGCTCTCTTGCCGGCATTAAATTTAAAATTCTATTCAGATGAAAAAAGGAATTATTGTAATCATTGTTATTGTATTACTGGGCATGTTAGGTTGCGGAAAGTACAATGGATTAGTTAAACAGGAGGAAACTGTGAAGAATAAATGGGGTGTAGTGCAGAGTAGTTACCAACGCCGGGCAGACCTTATTCCTAATCTGGTAAACACTGTAAAAGGCGCTGCCAACTTTGAAACAACCACCCTTACCAAAGTGATGGAAGCCCGTGCCAGTGCAACTCAAATCAAAGTAGACGTGAATGACCTGAGCCCTGAAAAAATACAGCAGTACCAGGCAGCTCAAGGTCAGCTGAGCCAGGCACTGGGCCGTTTGCTCGCCGTTTCTGAACAATATCCTGAACTGAAAGCCAACCAGAGCTTCCTGACGCTGCAGTCACAGCTGGAAGGTACTGAAAACAGA
Encoded proteins:
- a CDS encoding response regulator; protein product: MSAQHIHILYIDDEIHNLNAFKASFRRLYNVFTATSAEEAVKLLEEREFHIIISDQRMPRVTGIEFFESILEKYPEPIRMLLTGYADINAVVDAINKGQVYKYFSKPWNEEELRHNIEKAFEVYSLRKENKELTAKLLDVNEKLEFLVRQKLIS
- a CDS encoding LemA family protein; protein product: MKKGIIVIIVIVLLGMLGCGKYNGLVKQEETVKNKWGVVQSSYQRRADLIPNLVNTVKGAANFETTTLTKVMEARASATQIKVDVNDLSPEKIQQYQAAQGQLSQALGRLLAVSEQYPELKANQSFLTLQSQLEGTENRINVARNDFNDAVNGYNSNVRSFPTNLIAGITGFKQKGYFEAQAGAEKAPEVKF